Part of the Methanothermobacter sp. MT-2 genome is shown below.
GCCTTAAAATATATAAGAGAAAATGTCTTAGAAGTTTATGGCAGTACAGGTATACAAGAAGCCCTTAATAGGGCTGTCTTTGATTTACTTGACATGATAGTGGTCTATCCAGTGGAGGATGAACATAAGTTATCAGACAAGGATGGTAATATACTACCTGATGCTTTCCTCATCCCCAGAGGCTCAAAACCGCGTGATCTTGCATACCTCATACATACTGAAATAGGAGATTCCTTCATGCACGCCATAGATGCCAGGAAAAATATGAGAGTGGCATCAGACTATGAACTCCAAGATGGTGACATAATAACCATAATATGCAGGTGACCCCCTCCAAAATTTACCCTTGGGGCTTCCCAACATGGAAGCTTACAGAGTTGAGAAGTTCAACTTGGCTTCGCACTTATGGAACCCCTTCTCGACCAGTCTTGGATCCCATGCTCCTCTCGTTAAGGAGCAGGGCTACAAAATGGATCTATGGAAGGATATTTAAATTATCCCTTCCGTCTTCCTATTGTGTATCCCCCCTTTGGGTGGGGATCCTACAAAAGATAAAAACCCTCAAAATGGGATTAAGATGAAAATATATCAACTAGCTGAGGAAGAGGTTTTCGAAAAATTAGGAACATCAAAAGATGGTTTAAGTTCTCAAGAGGCTGAAAAACGCCTGATGGAATATGGACCTAACAAACTGAAGGAAGTTAAAAAGAAACCCATCATATTCAGTTTTTTGGAGAATCTGTACAATCTTTTGGCCCTAATTCTGTGGGCTGCTAGTCTTCTTGCTTTTATATCAGGAACACCTCAATTAGGAATTGCCATAATCGCCGTTATTATCATAAATGCTCTTTTCAGCTTCTGGCAAGAATATGAGGCTGAAAAGGCCGCTGAAGCGCTTAAGAGTATCTTACCTTTAAAGGCGAAGGTTATAAGGGACAGCATGGAAATCGAAATTTTAGCAGAAAATCTTGTCCCAGGAGATCTTCTAATCCTAGAAGAAGGAGATAACGTCCCGGCAGATGCAAGACTCATCGAAGCACACGAGCTGAAAGTTGACAATTCAACATTAACCGGAGAATCTAAGCCTATAAGGAAAGTATCCTATCCAATAGAAGAATATGATAACTATGTCGAAACACCTAACCTTGTATTCGCAGGTACTAGTATAACAGCCGGCTCAGGTAAAGCAATAGTATATAAAACCGGTGAAAACACCGAATTCAGCAGGATAGCCGCGTTGACACAAGAGGTTAAGGAAGAACCGAGTCCACTCCAAAGACAAATATCAACGGTAGCGAGAATAATAGGAGTCATCGCGATCCTCATGGGGATAATATTATTCCTCATAAACCTCTATATTGTTAAGTTACCAGTTAATCTGGCATTTATTTTCGCAATAGGCTTGATGGTGGCTAACGTACCAGAAGGACTATTACCAACTGTCACGTTATCCCTTGCAAGTTCAGCCCGTAAAATGGTGAAGGATAATGCCCTTATAAAAAAACTATCCAGTGTAGAAACCCTTGGATCTACTACCATCATATGCACAGATAAAACAGGCACACTAACTCGCAACCAGATGACAGTACGGAAAGTATGGGTACCCTATAAAATAATCGATGTAACCGGAACAGGTTATGAACCAAAAGGAGAATTTATATGGGATGGTAAAACACTCACCCACAAGGATCTACGTGAAATAAAATTGCTAATGCGGGCTGCCTCATTCTGTAATGACGCTAAACTAATACCACCAAATGACAATGGGGAATGGCACATCATAGGAGACCCCACAGAAGCAGCATTACTCGTAGCCGCCCAAAAGATAGGTTTCGACCGCGACCAAGAAATGGAAAAAATGCCAAGAATAACAGAACTCCCATTCGACTCCAAAAGAAAAATGATGACATCAATACACCAAAAACCCCACAAAAGGGTTGCATATGTAAAAGGAGCCCCGAAAAAGATAATATCACTCTCAAAATGGATATCAGTGAACGGAAAACCAGAACTCCTAACCAGCGAAAAGAAAAAAGAAATAATAAAAATCCACGACGAACTCGCATCCCAAGGATTCAGAATGCTTGCAATGGCCTACAGAGACCTCCCAGAAGAACTAGAAGATTACAAACCAGAAAACGTTGAAAAAGACCTAATATTAGTAGGGATGACAGCACTCCAAGACCCTCCACGTGAAAACGTTAAAAAAGCCGTTAGAGAATGCCAAAGGGCTGGTATAAAGATAATAATGATAACAGGCGATTATGGTCTAACCGCAGCAGCTATAGCAAAAGAAATAGGGATAATCCAAGATAACAACTATCATATAATAAAAGGGAAAGAATTAGACCAACTATCAGACGACGAACTTGGAAAGCTCCTCAAAAGTGAAAGAAACATAATATTCGCAAGAACAGTCCCAGAACATAAAATGCGCATAGCAAAAGTTCTAGAAAATGAAGAAGAAGTAGTGGCCATGACAGGGGATGGGGTTAACGACGCACCAGCCCTCAGAAAAGCTGATATAGGTGTTGCAATGGGTAGCGGGACCGACGTTGCCAAGGAAGCGGCTGAGATAGTCCTCATAGATGACAATTTCGCCACTATAGTGAAAGCAGTGAAAGAAGGACGTACAATCTATGAAAATATCAGGAAATTTATAACATACATTTTTTCCCACGAAACCGCCGAGATAGTGCCGTTCATCCTCATGGTCTTGCTTGGAATACCACTCCCAATTACTGTGATGCAAATACTCGCAATAGACCTTGGAACAGACACCCTACCCGCCCTGGCCCTTGGCAGAAGCCCTCCCGAAGCTGATGTTATGGATAGACCCCCAAGACCACCCCATGAAAGACTCTTGAACTTACCAGTCATAGTTCGTGGATACCTTTTTATTGGTGTTATAGAGGCCATCCTTGTAATGTCAGGTTATTTCTGGGTGCTCCATGATGCAGGTTGGACACTAGGAAAATCTTTAAATTTCACAGACCCTATTTACCTTAAAGCCACTACAATGGTCTTCGCCGGTATAGTCATGGCCCAGGTAGGTAACCTATTAACATGTCAGACCATGAAATCATCAGTTTTTGAAATTGGATTATTTAAGAATCGTTGGATCATCTGGGGGATACTATTCGAACTTATTATACTATTTTCCATTGTTTATATTCCCCAGCTCCAGTTTATATTTGGAACAGCGCCTCTTGGCCTTAATGAATGGCTATACCTAATATCATTTGTACCTATAGTTTTCCTAGCAGATGAAATCCGAAAAGCAATCTTCAGACGTTTCAACTTATAAGTGGTGGGAAAAGAACCCTCATGATCTAGGAGTGCCTCCCACACTAATAGCAGAGTATATTTTGCTTTGAATAGACCATATAAAAAAATAGCAACAAATTATGGGCGATAATAAAAGATATGGGATCATGAAATCATATAATTCATTATAATGGGTTCAAAGATTGTAAAAAGGTTTATCAAAAATTCTTGTAAACACTTTTTACTTGTAGTATTTCTTACTTTAGCCATTCTATTTTTTAAATGAGCTTATCTACATTTTTTTAAACCCAAAAGAAACCTTGAAAAACAGAAAAGTTTATATACTTGTTTTGTTTTATAAGGGCTACATGGTGTTAACATGAAAAAAGCATTGTATCTGACTGTTTTCATAACAAGCCTTTTAATACTTATCAGCAACGCCTCAGCAGCCCAATTATCATACAACGAAATCTCAAACGCCTCAAAAATAATAACAGACCAAGCCTCAAAAACAGGCCAAATACCATCCCAAATCACAGTAAACAACAAAAACATCACCCTAGACGACTACCTATACGCCGCAAGCACCACCACAATAAACCTAAACACCAACAAAAAAACAAACATAAGCACCAACAACTACAAACCACCAACAAACCCCCCAAACAACACAGCAACCGGAAAACTCACAAAAACAACATACCTACAGGTAGCACAAAACATCAAAAAATACATGGAAACCAATGGAAGATCACCCAGCTATGCCACCACAACAATAGGGAAAATAAGCTATCCAAGCCTGATCTACACCTATGCCAAGATAATAAACTTCTACAACACCAACGGAAGACTACCAAATTCTGTAACGGTAAAAGGTGTGAAAATTGCAAATGTTCCTGAACCAGACACGTCATTCCAGTTATCCTATAATGAAA
Proteins encoded:
- a CDS encoding predicted cation-transporting ATPase, which translates into the protein MKIYQLAEEEVFEKLGTSKDGLSSQEAEKRLMEYGPNKLKEVKKKPIIFSFLENLYNLLALILWAASLLAFISGTPQLGIAIIAVIIINALFSFWQEYEAEKAAEALKSILPLKAKVIRDSMEIEILAENLVPGDLLILEEGDNVPADARLIEAHELKVDNSTLTGESKPIRKVSYPIEEYDNYVETPNLVFAGTSITAGSGKAIVYKTGENTEFSRIAALTQEVKEEPSPLQRQISTVARIIGVIAILMGIILFLINLYIVKLPVNLAFIFAIGLMVANVPEGLLPTVTLSLASSARKMVKDNALIKKLSSVETLGSTTIICTDKTGTLTRNQMTVRKVWVPYKIIDVTGTGYEPKGEFIWDGKTLTHKDLREIKLLMRAASFCNDAKLIPPNDNGEWHIIGDPTEAALLVAAQKIGFDRDQEMEKMPRITELPFDSKRKMMTSIHQKPHKRVAYVKGAPKKIISLSKWISVNGKPELLTSEKKKEIIKIHDELASQGFRMLAMAYRDLPEELEDYKPENVEKDLILVGMTALQDPPRENVKKAVRECQRAGIKIIMITGDYGLTAAAIAKEIGIIQDNNYHIIKGKELDQLSDDELGKLLKSERNIIFARTVPEHKMRIAKVLENEEEVVAMTGDGVNDAPALRKADIGVAMGSGTDVAKEAAEIVLIDDNFATIVKAVKEGRTIYENIRKFITYIFSHETAEIVPFILMVLLGIPLPITVMQILAIDLGTDTLPALALGRSPPEADVMDRPPRPPHERLLNLPVIVRGYLFIGVIEAILVMSGYFWVLHDAGWTLGKSLNFTDPIYLKATTMVFAGIVMAQVGNLLTCQTMKSSVFEIGLFKNRWIIWGILFELIILFSIVYIPQLQFIFGTAPLGLNEWLYLISFVPIVFLADEIRKAIFRRFNL